Proteins found in one Streptomyces sp. NBC_00461 genomic segment:
- a CDS encoding GntR family transcriptional regulator — MSLELSVDRSSPVPLYFQLSQQLEAAIEHGALTPGSLLGNEIELAARLGLSRPTVRQAIQSLVDKGLLVRRRGVGTQVVHSQVKRPLELSSLYDDLEAAGQRPATKVLVNTVVPATAEVAAALNVAEDSDVHRVERLRLAHGEPMAHLCNFIPPGLLDLNTAQLEATGLYRMMRAVGITLHSARQTIGARAATAAEAERLSEQEGAPLLTMQRVTFDDTGRAVEYGTHTYRPTRYSFEFQLLVRS, encoded by the coding sequence GTGTCGCTCGAACTCAGCGTGGACCGGAGCTCTCCCGTGCCGCTGTACTTCCAGCTGTCCCAGCAGCTGGAAGCGGCGATCGAGCACGGAGCGCTCACACCCGGCAGCCTTCTGGGCAACGAGATCGAGCTGGCCGCGCGGCTCGGCCTGTCCCGCCCCACCGTCCGCCAGGCCATCCAGTCGCTCGTCGACAAGGGCCTCCTGGTACGCCGCCGGGGCGTCGGCACGCAGGTCGTGCACAGCCAGGTCAAGCGTCCGCTGGAACTCAGCAGCCTCTACGACGACCTGGAGGCGGCCGGCCAGCGCCCCGCGACCAAGGTGCTCGTCAACACGGTCGTCCCGGCGACCGCCGAGGTCGCGGCCGCTCTCAACGTGGCCGAGGACAGCGATGTGCACCGGGTGGAGCGGCTGCGGCTCGCCCACGGTGAGCCGATGGCCCACCTGTGCAACTTCATCCCGCCCGGCCTGCTCGACCTGAACACCGCGCAGCTGGAGGCCACCGGCCTGTACCGCATGATGCGCGCCGTCGGGATCACGCTGCACAGCGCCCGCCAGACCATCGGCGCCCGTGCGGCCACCGCCGCCGAGGCCGAGCGGCTCTCCGAGCAGGAGGGCGCCCCGCTGCTCACCATGCAGCGCGTCACCTTCGACGACACGGGCCGAGCGGTCGAATACGGCACCCACACGTACCGCCCGACCCGCTACTCCTTCGAGTTCCAGCTGCTCGTACGGTCATGA
- a CDS encoding sugar kinase, which translates to MTPPSLPRQAPSPDQPPRPPEDRRHKIRRRALTLIIIVLLIGVPAGYLAISASQSRDSGKDKEAKYAATGLTKGWPSKVQRRLYQVPMPHPSGKVASYETNNWKTSRLYVQFQTPKANLDVFLGDMGVKRSDLKKGAITISARDQKITGWDFTSPGPWYGLVHKQKAPKPTQYVMMSLGNKNNPFFYVVSRTVP; encoded by the coding sequence ATGACTCCTCCCTCGCTGCCGCGCCAGGCCCCGTCCCCGGACCAGCCGCCCCGGCCGCCAGAGGACCGCCGACACAAGATCCGCCGCAGGGCCCTCACCCTGATCATCATCGTGCTGCTCATCGGGGTCCCGGCCGGCTACCTGGCGATCTCCGCCAGCCAGAGCCGCGACAGCGGCAAGGACAAGGAGGCCAAGTACGCGGCGACCGGCCTGACCAAGGGCTGGCCGTCGAAGGTGCAGCGCCGCCTCTACCAGGTGCCGATGCCGCACCCGTCGGGCAAGGTCGCGTCCTACGAGACCAACAACTGGAAGACCAGCCGCCTCTACGTCCAGTTCCAGACGCCGAAGGCCAACCTGGACGTCTTCCTGGGCGACATGGGCGTCAAGCGGTCCGACCTGAAGAAGGGCGCCATCACCATCAGCGCCCGCGACCAGAAGATCACCGGCTGGGACTTCACCAGCCCGGGCCCCTGGTACGGCCTGGTCCACAAGCAGAAGGCACCGAAGCCCACTCAGTACGTCATGATGAGCCTGGGGAACAAGAACAACCCGTTCTTCTACGTCGTCTCCCGCACGGTTCCGTGA
- a CDS encoding SWIM zinc finger family protein, protein MDRPGERPTPSPLDASGEAARSASPESPGEASTPTRSNLPGAAPSSAVQHRSGEAPRSDLLAASGKTSSSVPPNRRGHAEQPAPSGMRNEARTSTPANRTAEASTPALPDRPGAESPAILPNPPTQAPSSAPPAEAPQGTDVGSDAGVGPRGGEVDAEGGRPGDVAREALRAARVRSRQARDAERAAAEAGRRQRRPAGDRAQGDASRRAAGVQARELRELLADAFRMPASATEPGAAYDDNEGAGRGSSDSEMSSASSDRPGPAGLTEPRAEAHRPGTARTPQAMAPAVAQAVAQAPAELDPAARRAPSMAAPSRDGELRRTFPAFPSRASLSPADARFAETWWGNAWVTALEEGALDAKRLARGRSYAEQGNVDAITVTPGLVLAYVQGSRPRPYRVQVRLHTLDDADWARFLDAAAERPGHIAALLDKELPQSLADCGVPLLPGPRDLDPHCSCPDRGHPCKHAAALCYQTARLLDADPFVLLLLRGRGERDLLDALSRLSAARAARAAQEQEPAPLPGVRATEALVPRQLPPLPLPLPAPAHPEQPPVYPAAPGGPDPFALDQLATDAAARAHALLSTGHDPVAELTLWQDAVRLAAARPGSGLTAGTRALYASLASAADRTPAELARAVAAWRQGGPEGLAVLEDPWDPPAGRFDRARPLLLAADLPAFRPWRNHLTHPRGHVQLRLGRDGLWYAYESEPGHDDWWPRGTPDLDPVGALTGLGASPDG, encoded by the coding sequence GTGGATCGCCCGGGCGAGCGGCCGACGCCTTCCCCGCTGGACGCGTCCGGTGAGGCAGCGCGTTCCGCCTCGCCGGAATCGCCCGGTGAGGCATCGACACCTACTCGCTCGAACTTGCCTGGCGCTGCACCGAGTTCTGCCGTGCAGCACCGCTCCGGTGAGGCACCGAGGTCTGACCTGCTCGCCGCCTCGGGTAAGACGTCGAGTTCTGTTCCGCCGAACCGTCGTGGCCATGCGGAGCAGCCTGCTCCGTCGGGCATGCGGAACGAGGCGCGGACATCCACTCCCGCGAACCGGACCGCTGAGGCTTCTACGCCCGCTCTGCCGGACCGGCCCGGCGCGGAGTCTCCGGCCATCCTGCCGAACCCGCCCACCCAAGCACCGAGTTCCGCCCCGCCCGCCGAGGCGCCGCAGGGGACGGACGTGGGGTCGGATGCCGGGGTGGGGCCTCGGGGTGGGGAAGTCGATGCTGAGGGTGGGCGGCCCGGTGACGTGGCGCGTGAGGCGTTGCGTGCCGCGCGGGTGCGGTCGCGTCAGGCTCGGGACGCCGAGCGTGCCGCGGCCGAGGCAGGGCGGCGGCAGCGGCGTCCGGCGGGAGACAGGGCTCAGGGCGATGCGTCGCGCCGCGCTGCCGGCGTACAGGCGCGTGAGCTGCGGGAGTTGCTCGCCGACGCCTTCCGTATGCCTGCCTCGGCGACCGAGCCGGGAGCGGCGTACGACGACAACGAGGGTGCGGGTAGGGGGAGTTCGGATTCCGAGATGTCGTCCGCGTCCAGTGACCGTCCAGGGCCGGCCGGGCTCACCGAACCCCGTGCCGAAGCCCATCGGCCCGGCACAGCACGCACACCACAGGCAATGGCACCGGCAGTGGCACAGGCAGTGGCACAGGCACCCGCAGAGCTCGACCCTGCCGCCCGCCGCGCCCCCTCCATGGCCGCCCCTTCCCGTGACGGCGAGTTGCGCCGTACGTTCCCCGCGTTCCCGTCCCGCGCTTCGCTCTCCCCGGCCGACGCCCGCTTCGCGGAGACGTGGTGGGGCAATGCGTGGGTCACGGCGCTGGAGGAAGGCGCGCTGGACGCCAAGAGGCTTGCGCGTGGCCGGAGTTACGCCGAGCAGGGCAATGTGGACGCCATCACGGTGACACCCGGACTCGTGCTCGCGTATGTGCAGGGCAGCCGCCCTCGTCCGTACCGCGTACAGGTGCGGCTGCACACCCTGGACGACGCGGACTGGGCACGGTTCCTGGACGCCGCCGCCGAGCGCCCGGGGCACATCGCCGCGTTGCTCGACAAGGAGCTGCCGCAGTCCCTGGCCGACTGCGGAGTGCCGTTGCTGCCGGGCCCGCGCGACCTCGACCCCCACTGCAGCTGCCCCGACCGCGGCCACCCCTGCAAACACGCCGCCGCCCTCTGCTACCAGACGGCACGCCTGCTCGACGCCGACCCCTTCGTACTGCTCCTGTTGCGCGGCCGCGGCGAACGCGACCTGCTGGACGCCCTCTCCCGGCTGAGCGCCGCCCGCGCGGCCCGTGCAGCCCAGGAGCAGGAACCCGCCCCGCTCCCCGGCGTGCGCGCCACCGAAGCCCTCGTGCCCCGCCAACTCCCGCCGCTCCCACTGCCGTTGCCCGCCCCGGCGCACCCCGAGCAGCCCCCGGTCTACCCGGCGGCCCCGGGCGGCCCCGACCCGTTCGCGCTGGACCAGTTGGCGACCGACGCCGCAGCCCGTGCCCATGCGCTCCTCAGCACGGGCCACGACCCGGTGGCGGAACTGACGCTGTGGCAGGACGCGGTCCGACTGGCCGCCGCCCGCCCCGGCTCGGGACTCACCGCCGGCACCCGCGCCCTCTACGCCTCGCTCGCGTCCGCCGCCGACCGCACTCCCGCGGAGCTGGCCCGCGCGGTCGCCGCCTGGCGGCAGGGCGGCCCGGAAGGACTCGCCGTCCTGGAGGACCCCTGGGACCCGCCGGCTGGACGGTTCGACCGCGCCCGCCCCCTCCTCCTCGCCGCCGACCTCCCGGCCTTCCGCCCCTGGCGCAACCACCTCACCCACCCCCGCGGCCACGTCCAACTCCGCCTCGGCCGCGACGGCTTGTGGTACGCCTACGAGTCGGAGCCGGGCCACGACGACTGGTGGCCCCGCGGCACCCCCGACCTCGACCCGGTCGGCGCCCTCACCGGCCTTGGCGCCTCGCCGGACGGCTGA
- a CDS encoding ROK family glucokinase, whose product MSTYGNFSAPIGSRRAPALRTVGTRERRSHLTAPRVPTVGIDIGGTKVMAGVVDADGNILEKLRAETPDKSKSPKVVEDTIVELVLDLSDRHDVHAVGIGAAGWVDADRNRVLFAPHLSWRNEPLRDRLAGRLAVPVLVDNDANSAAWAEWRFGAGRGEDHLVMITLGTGIGGAILEDGQVKRGKYGVAGEFGHMQVVPGGHRCPCGNRGCWEQYSSGNALVREAKELAAADSPVAYGIIEHVKGNIADITGPMITELAREGDAMCIELLQDIGQWLGVGIANLAAALDPSCFVIGGGVSAADDLLIGPARDAFKRQLTGRGYRPEARIARAQLGPEAGMVGAADLARLVARRFRRAKRRRVERYERYERYVQTRRSTQDTA is encoded by the coding sequence ATGAGCACCTACGGCAACTTCAGCGCCCCCATAGGTTCCAGGCGCGCCCCCGCGCTCCGTACCGTCGGCACCCGGGAGCGGCGCTCGCACCTGACCGCGCCGCGCGTGCCGACGGTCGGCATCGACATCGGCGGCACCAAGGTGATGGCGGGCGTCGTCGACGCCGACGGCAACATCCTGGAGAAGCTGCGCGCGGAAACCCCGGACAAGTCCAAGAGCCCCAAGGTCGTCGAGGACACCATCGTCGAACTGGTCCTGGACCTCTCCGACCGGCACGACGTGCACGCGGTCGGCATCGGCGCGGCCGGCTGGGTCGACGCCGACCGCAACCGCGTCCTGTTCGCGCCCCACCTGTCCTGGCGCAACGAGCCGCTCCGCGACCGCCTCGCCGGCCGGCTCGCCGTGCCCGTCCTGGTCGACAACGACGCCAACTCCGCCGCCTGGGCCGAGTGGCGCTTCGGCGCCGGCCGCGGCGAGGACCACCTGGTCATGATCACGCTGGGCACCGGCATCGGCGGCGCGATCCTGGAGGACGGCCAGGTCAAGCGGGGCAAGTACGGCGTCGCGGGTGAGTTCGGTCATATGCAGGTCGTGCCCGGCGGTCACCGCTGCCCGTGCGGCAACCGCGGCTGCTGGGAGCAGTACAGCTCCGGCAACGCGCTGGTGCGCGAGGCCAAGGAGCTGGCCGCCGCCGACTCCCCGGTGGCGTACGGGATCATCGAGCACGTCAAGGGGAACATCGCCGACATCACCGGCCCGATGATCACCGAGCTGGCCCGCGAGGGCGACGCCATGTGCATCGAGCTGCTGCAGGACATCGGCCAGTGGCTGGGCGTCGGCATCGCCAACCTCGCGGCCGCCCTGGACCCGTCCTGCTTCGTCATCGGAGGCGGTGTCTCGGCCGCCGACGACCTGCTGATCGGCCCCGCACGGGACGCCTTCAAGCGTCAACTCACCGGCCGCGGCTACCGCCCCGAGGCCCGTATCGCCCGCGCCCAGCTCGGCCCCGAGGCCGGTATGGTCGGTGCCGCCGACCTCGCCCGCCTGGTCGCCCGCCGCTTCCGCCGCGCCAAGCGCCGCCGGGTCGAGCGGTACGAGCGCTACGAGCGGTACGTACAAACCCGTCGTTCCACCCAGGACACTGCATGA
- a CDS encoding sensor histidine kinase, with product MSDDRQASAAVGIIGRRWLFPSAVLHELDPDAGRSGRSGRPRRTARDWVVDFTCFLLAVALGLAAADTLSHDGNTPHALAAIDQLLGALSCAAVWLRRRWPLGLAVAMLLVGLVSNTAGGAGIIALFTLAVHRPFRYVACVGGASLALIPLMFWLRPDPDLPYAGAVAFTELLTLTVIGWGMFVRSKRQLMLSLRDRARRAETEAQLRAEQAQRLAREAIAREMHDVLAHRLTLLSVHAGALEFRPDAPQEEIARAAGVIRESAHEALQDLREIIGVLRAGEPDDAGRPQPTLAALDALVAECREAGMKVTLASRVTDPAAVPASVGRTAYRIAQEALTNARKHAPGTEVTVSVTGAPGDGLVVEVRNPAPEGDVPSVPGSGQGLIGLTERATLAGGRLVHGAERDGGFRVRAWLPWG from the coding sequence GTGAGTGACGACAGGCAGGCCTCGGCCGCAGTGGGGATCATCGGGCGCAGATGGCTGTTTCCGTCAGCCGTGCTCCACGAACTCGACCCCGACGCCGGTCGGTCGGGCCGGTCCGGGCGTCCCCGGCGCACCGCGCGTGACTGGGTCGTCGACTTCACCTGCTTCCTGCTCGCCGTCGCCCTCGGTCTGGCGGCCGCGGACACCCTCAGCCACGACGGCAACACCCCGCACGCCCTCGCCGCCATCGACCAGTTGCTCGGTGCGCTGTCCTGCGCGGCGGTGTGGCTGCGCCGTCGCTGGCCGCTCGGGCTGGCCGTCGCGATGCTCCTCGTGGGCCTGGTGTCGAACACGGCGGGCGGCGCCGGCATCATCGCCCTCTTCACCCTCGCCGTGCACCGGCCCTTCCGGTACGTCGCCTGCGTCGGCGGTGCGTCCCTCGCGCTGATCCCGCTGATGTTCTGGTTGCGCCCGGACCCCGATCTGCCGTACGCCGGAGCCGTCGCGTTCACCGAGCTGCTGACCCTCACGGTCATCGGCTGGGGCATGTTCGTACGGTCCAAGCGCCAGCTCATGCTGAGCCTGCGCGACCGCGCCCGCCGTGCCGAGACGGAGGCGCAGCTGCGTGCCGAGCAGGCGCAGCGGCTGGCCCGTGAGGCCATCGCCCGGGAGATGCACGACGTCCTCGCACACCGGCTGACGCTGCTGAGCGTGCACGCGGGCGCCCTGGAGTTCCGGCCCGACGCACCGCAGGAGGAGATCGCGCGGGCGGCCGGAGTCATCCGGGAGAGCGCGCACGAGGCCCTCCAGGACCTGCGGGAGATCATCGGCGTCCTGCGCGCGGGCGAGCCCGACGACGCGGGCCGCCCCCAGCCGACGCTCGCCGCACTGGACGCACTGGTCGCCGAGTGCCGCGAGGCCGGCATGAAGGTCACCCTGGCCAGCCGCGTCACCGACCCCGCCGCCGTCCCCGCCTCCGTCGGCCGCACCGCCTATCGCATCGCCCAGGAAGCCCTGACCAACGCCCGCAAACACGCCCCCGGCACGGAGGTCACGGTCAGTGTCACGGGTGCCCCGGGCGACGGCCTCGTCGTCGAGGTCCGCAATCCCGCCCCGGAGGGCGACGTCCCCTCCGTGCCGGGCTCCGGGCAGGGCCTGATCGGCCTGACGGAGCGGGCCACGCTGGCCGGCGGCCGACTGGTGCACGGGGCGGAGCGCGACGGAGGGTTCCGGGTCCGGGCCTGGCTGCCCTGGGGATGA
- a CDS encoding response regulator transcription factor, with protein MTAIRLLLVDDDPLVRAGLSLMMGGADDIEIVGEAADGSEVEALVDRTRPDVVLMDIRMPSVDGLTATERLRGRKDAPQVVVLTTFHADEQVLRALRAGAAGFVLKDTPPAEIVDAVRRVAVGDPVLSPTVTRQLMEHAVGGGADTRRTHARVRIAALNDREREAAVAVGRGLSNAEIAAALFMSVATVKTHVSRILAKLDLNNRVQIALLAYDAGLLEEPDGDGH; from the coding sequence ATGACTGCGATCAGACTGCTCCTCGTCGACGACGACCCCCTGGTACGGGCCGGCCTGTCCCTGATGATGGGCGGCGCCGACGACATCGAGATCGTCGGCGAGGCCGCCGACGGCTCCGAGGTCGAGGCGCTCGTCGATCGCACCCGCCCGGACGTGGTCCTCATGGACATCCGGATGCCGTCGGTGGACGGCCTCACGGCCACCGAACGGCTGCGCGGCCGCAAGGACGCCCCGCAGGTCGTCGTCCTCACCACCTTCCACGCCGACGAACAGGTGCTGCGCGCCCTGCGCGCGGGTGCCGCCGGATTCGTCCTCAAGGACACCCCGCCCGCCGAGATCGTCGACGCGGTGCGTCGGGTCGCGGTCGGTGACCCCGTGCTGTCGCCCACCGTCACACGGCAGTTGATGGAGCACGCCGTCGGCGGCGGCGCCGACACCCGGCGCACGCACGCGCGCGTGCGCATCGCCGCCCTCAACGACCGCGAACGCGAGGCCGCCGTGGCGGTCGGCCGCGGTCTGTCCAACGCCGAGATCGCCGCCGCCCTGTTCATGAGCGTCGCCACCGTCAAGACCCATGTGTCCCGGATCCTGGCCAAGCTCGACCTCAACAACCGTGTGCAGATCGCCTTGTTGGCGTACGACGCGGGACTGCTGGAGGAACCGGACGGCGACGGGCACTAG
- a CDS encoding DEAD/DEAH box helicase, giving the protein MGDTASVAEREQGAEASVPVRLAAVFLPAPLPRDGRVAFWDPDGGPLPAEDTELTVVRRHGAGVRRRTAPAVSLPVGEALPLLVRARRDPAAHPATACWGAAALHALRLTARGRLLPGLTATGHDAWRAGPLDPDDIAHIRAVAAALPYEGHAVPLPGPGPLRLPEPEALMRSFLDAVADTLPRTPAAPHASGRPFADRRPQRLPDAHDWAAEVAAGMDAGVRISLRLDLSAYELFDRDEGVRTAGAAIVQVHSLADPTLIADAAALWAGEADAAFGPRARVDAALAVRRAARIWPPLDRLSEQDVPDVLALYDEELGDLLGVAATRLAAAGVAVHWPRDLAQDLSAAAVVRPAPGSATDGTGFFESEELLQFRWQLALGGDPLSDAEMDALAEAHRPVVRLRDRWILVDPALVRKARKRELGLLDPVDALSVALSGSAEVDGETVEAVPVGALAALRDRLTTGVRPAEPPAGLRATLRDYQLRGLAWLDLMTSLGLGGCLADDMGLGKTITVIALHLKRARTEPTLVVCPASLLGNWQREITRFAPGVPVRRFHGPDRTLEDVTDGFVLTTYGTMRTTAPRLAEQPWGMVVADEAQHVKNPYSATAKALRTIPSPARVALTGTPVENNLSELWALLDWTTPGLLGPLKSFRARHARAVENGEDEEAVTRLARLVRPFLLRRKKSDPGIVPELPPKTETDHPVPLTREQAALYEAVVRESLLAIETSEGIARRGLVLKLLGALKQICDHPALYLKEEAPQGERLLTRSGKLALLDELLDTLLAEDGSALVFTQYVGMARLITAHLASRAVPVELLHGGTPVLERERMVDRFQSGSTPVLVLSLKAAGTGLNLTRAGHVIHFDRWWNPAVEEQATDRAYRIGQTQPVQVHRLITEGTVEDRIAEMLEAKRALADAILGSGESALTELTDRELSDLVSLRRPT; this is encoded by the coding sequence ATGGGCGACACGGCTTCGGTGGCCGAGCGAGAGCAGGGAGCGGAGGCATCCGTCCCCGTCCGGCTCGCGGCCGTCTTCCTGCCCGCACCCCTGCCGAGGGACGGCCGGGTCGCCTTCTGGGATCCTGACGGCGGACCGCTGCCCGCCGAGGACACCGAGCTCACCGTCGTACGACGGCACGGCGCGGGAGTGCGCCGCAGGACCGCCCCCGCCGTGTCCCTCCCGGTCGGCGAGGCCCTGCCCCTCCTCGTCCGCGCCCGGCGCGACCCAGCAGCCCACCCCGCCACCGCCTGCTGGGGCGCTGCCGCCCTGCACGCGCTGCGCCTCACCGCGAGGGGGCGCCTGCTGCCCGGTCTGACGGCCACCGGTCACGACGCCTGGCGGGCCGGCCCCCTGGACCCGGACGACATCGCGCACATCCGGGCCGTCGCCGCGGCCCTGCCGTACGAGGGCCATGCGGTCCCGCTGCCCGGACCGGGCCCGCTGCGGCTGCCCGAGCCGGAAGCACTGATGCGCTCCTTCCTCGACGCGGTCGCGGACACCCTCCCGCGCACCCCTGCCGCACCGCACGCCTCCGGCAGGCCCTTCGCCGACCGCCGCCCGCAGCGCCTGCCCGACGCGCACGACTGGGCCGCCGAGGTCGCCGCCGGCATGGACGCGGGCGTGCGCATCTCGCTCCGCCTCGACCTGTCGGCGTACGAGCTGTTCGACCGGGACGAGGGAGTGCGTACGGCGGGCGCCGCGATCGTCCAGGTGCACAGCCTCGCCGACCCCACCCTCATCGCCGACGCGGCGGCCCTGTGGGCGGGCGAGGCCGACGCCGCGTTCGGTCCACGCGCGCGCGTGGACGCGGCCCTCGCGGTGCGGCGCGCCGCCCGCATCTGGCCGCCCCTGGACCGACTCTCCGAGCAGGACGTACCCGACGTCCTGGCGTTGTACGACGAGGAGTTGGGCGACCTGCTCGGCGTGGCGGCGACACGGCTCGCGGCGGCCGGGGTCGCCGTGCACTGGCCCCGTGACCTGGCCCAGGACCTGAGCGCTGCCGCGGTGGTACGCCCCGCGCCGGGCTCCGCGACCGACGGCACCGGCTTCTTCGAGAGCGAGGAACTCCTCCAGTTCCGCTGGCAGTTGGCGCTCGGCGGCGATCCGCTCAGTGACGCCGAGATGGACGCGCTGGCCGAGGCCCATCGTCCGGTGGTGCGCCTGAGGGACCGCTGGATCCTGGTCGACCCCGCCCTGGTCCGCAAGGCCCGCAAGCGCGAACTGGGCCTGCTCGACCCGGTCGACGCGCTCTCGGTGGCGCTCAGCGGCAGCGCGGAGGTCGACGGCGAAACGGTCGAGGCGGTGCCGGTCGGCGCCCTGGCCGCCCTGCGCGACCGCCTCACCACGGGGGTCCGCCCCGCCGAACCTCCGGCCGGCCTTCGCGCCACCCTCCGCGACTACCAACTCCGGGGCCTCGCCTGGCTGGACCTCATGACCTCCCTCGGCCTGGGCGGTTGCCTCGCGGACGACATGGGTCTCGGCAAGACGATCACGGTCATCGCGCTGCACCTGAAGCGGGCCCGCACGGAGCCGACCCTGGTCGTCTGCCCGGCTTCCCTGCTCGGCAACTGGCAGCGGGAGATCACCCGGTTCGCACCAGGCGTCCCCGTCCGTCGCTTCCACGGCCCGGACCGCACCCTGGAGGACGTGACCGACGGCTTCGTCCTCACCACCTACGGCACGATGCGGACCACGGCACCGCGACTGGCCGAACAGCCGTGGGGCATGGTCGTCGCGGACGAGGCACAGCACGTGAAGAACCCGTACTCGGCGACGGCGAAGGCCCTGCGCACCATCCCGTCACCGGCGCGCGTGGCCCTCACCGGCACCCCGGTGGAGAACAACCTCTCCGAACTCTGGGCCCTGCTCGACTGGACGACACCGGGACTCCTCGGCCCACTGAAGTCCTTCCGCGCCCGCCACGCGCGCGCCGTGGAGAACGGCGAGGACGAGGAGGCGGTCACCCGCCTGGCCCGCCTGGTCCGTCCCTTCCTCCTGCGCCGCAAGAAGTCCGACCCCGGCATCGTCCCCGAGCTGCCGCCCAAGACGGAGACGGACCACCCGGTACCGCTCACCCGCGAACAGGCCGCGCTGTACGAGGCGGTGGTGCGGGAGTCCCTGCTGGCCATCGAGACCTCGGAGGGCATCGCGCGCCGGGGCCTGGTGCTCAAGCTCCTGGGCGCGCTGAAGCAGATCTGCGACCACCCCGCGCTGTACCTCAAGGAAGAGGCGCCCCAGGGTGAACGGCTCCTCACCCGCTCCGGCAAACTCGCCCTTCTCGACGAACTGCTGGACACGCTGCTGGCGGAGGACGGCTCGGCACTCGTGTTCACGCAGTACGTCGGGATGGCCCGCCTGATCACCGCGCACCTGGCCTCCCGCGCGGTTCCGGTGGAGCTACTGCACGGCGGCACGCCGGTCCTGGAGCGCGAACGCATGGTGGACCGCTTCCAGAGCGGCTCGACCCCGGTCCTGGTGCTGTCCCTGAAGGCCGCCGGCACCGGCCTGAACCTCACCCGCGCGGGCCACGTCATCCACTTCGACCGCTGGTGGAACCCGGCCGTCGAGGAACAGGCCACCGACCGCGCCTACCGCATCGGCCAGACCCAGCCCGTCCAGGTCCACCGCCTGATCACCGAGGGGACGGTCGAGGACCGCATCGCCGAAATGCTGGAGGCCAAGCGAGCCCTGGCCGACGCCATCCTCGGCTCCGGCGAGTCGGCCCTCACGGAACTGACCGACCGCGAGCTCTCCGACCTCGTATCCCTCCGGAGGCCGACATGA
- a CDS encoding Gfo/Idh/MocA family protein, with translation MRIGVIGTGRIGTIHANTLSRNREVGSLILTDVDPARAQGLAHRLGETAAPGVDEIFKWGVDAVVITTATSAHAELIGRAARSGLPVFCEKPIALDLPGTLHAISEVEAAGTILQMGFQRRFDTGYTGARDAVLSGRLGRLHTVRALTSDQAPPPPGWLPLSGGLYRDTLIHDFDVLRWVTGHEIVDVYAAGSDAGPPMFREAGDVDTGAAVLTLDDGTLATATATRLNGAGYDVRMELAGELDQIVVGLDDRTPIASTEPTGPPAADKPWSGFLERFGPAYEAELSAFVEVVLGQRANPCDGREALQALRIAEACELSRRDRRMVALAEIPGRVESAFR, from the coding sequence ATGCGCATCGGGGTCATCGGTACGGGGCGGATCGGCACCATTCATGCGAACACGCTCAGCCGCAATCGCGAGGTGGGGTCCCTGATCCTCACCGACGTGGATCCGGCGCGGGCCCAGGGGCTCGCGCACCGTCTCGGGGAGACGGCGGCCCCGGGGGTGGACGAGATCTTCAAGTGGGGCGTGGACGCCGTGGTGATCACCACGGCCACGTCGGCCCACGCCGAACTGATCGGTCGGGCAGCGCGCTCGGGCCTCCCGGTGTTCTGCGAGAAGCCCATCGCCCTCGACCTGCCCGGCACGCTGCACGCCATCAGCGAGGTCGAGGCGGCAGGGACGATTCTGCAGATGGGGTTCCAGCGCCGCTTCGACACGGGCTACACCGGCGCGCGCGACGCGGTGCTCTCGGGCCGGCTCGGGCGGCTGCACACCGTACGGGCGCTCACGTCCGACCAGGCCCCTCCCCCGCCCGGGTGGCTCCCGCTGTCCGGCGGGCTGTACCGGGACACGCTGATCCACGACTTCGACGTCCTGCGCTGGGTGACGGGGCACGAGATCGTCGACGTGTACGCGGCCGGGTCCGACGCGGGGCCGCCGATGTTCCGGGAGGCCGGCGACGTGGACACGGGCGCCGCGGTGCTCACGCTCGACGACGGCACCCTCGCCACGGCCACGGCGACGCGGTTGAACGGCGCCGGCTACGACGTGCGCATGGAGCTGGCCGGGGAACTCGACCAGATCGTCGTCGGCCTGGACGACCGTACGCCGATCGCGTCGACGGAGCCGACCGGACCGCCGGCCGCCGACAAGCCGTGGTCGGGTTTCCTGGAGCGCTTCGGTCCCGCCTACGAGGCCGAACTGTCCGCGTTCGTCGAGGTCGTGCTCGGGCAGCGGGCCAACCCGTGCGACGGGCGCGAGGCCTTGCAGGCACTGCGGATCGCCGAGGCCTGCGAACTCTCCAGACGGGACCGCAGAATGGTGGCCCTCGCCGAGATCCCGGGCCGGGTGGAGTCGGCGTTCAGGTGA